The Sorangiineae bacterium MSr11367 genome window below encodes:
- a CDS encoding succinate dehydrogenase, producing MGTKLGGASFLRARIGSLLAILPLGIWSVVHIWNNLSAFQGADAWEKSVTSYPHPVAQVITAIVVLLPLLIHSVWGIGRLLSARPNNVRYGFYTNLKYALQRVTAIGLLLFIIAHLWLAWVHPRFVEGHAEAFADISHEMHFHMPTLVVYVLGTLGLAYHLANGLHTFCMGWGIVESRRSLKKLEWVILGFFLVLLTMSWGAIYALYSAAAP from the coding sequence GTGGGAACCAAACTGGGAGGCGCCAGCTTTTTGCGCGCCCGAATTGGCTCACTCCTCGCGATTTTGCCGCTCGGCATCTGGTCCGTCGTCCACATCTGGAACAACCTATCGGCCTTTCAAGGGGCGGACGCCTGGGAAAAATCCGTCACGTCGTATCCACATCCGGTCGCCCAGGTCATCACCGCCATCGTGGTGCTTCTCCCCCTGCTGATCCATTCGGTCTGGGGCATTGGCCGCCTGCTCAGTGCGCGGCCCAACAACGTCCGGTACGGCTTCTACACCAACCTGAAGTATGCCCTTCAGCGGGTCACCGCGATCGGCCTGCTCCTGTTCATCATCGCGCACCTCTGGCTGGCGTGGGTTCATCCCCGCTTCGTCGAGGGCCATGCCGAGGCCTTCGCCGACATCAGCCATGAAATGCATTTTCACATGCCGACCTTGGTCGTCTACGTGTTGGGCACCCTCGGGCTGGCCTACCACCTGGCCAACGGGCTGCACACCTTCTGCATGGGCTGGGGCATCGTGGAGAGCCGCCGGTCCCTCAAGAAGCTCGAGTGGGTCATCCTGGGCTTCTTTCTCGTTCTGCTGACGATGAGCTGGGGTGCGATTTACGCACTTTACAGCGCCGCCGCGCCCTGA
- a CDS encoding prolyl oligopeptidase family serine peptidase: MKRGGMRCAVLATVGVFASFGLPTKVFAAPVDAAAVTVGPATSVRPPPAPAGGDAGSSSAGNAAGATSANAPTLTGAIPLHASVQGTELHAVELGAAPTPVRNGPASGAWGTRRTYKALTWADLARNNLPTGLYAVRFQVAGGERVALEIPVCAGRGRILVNGTAVPTGGNGPVVVPLPPRPERAHDVEIEIHVGAYEHRIVCGQAPTFGAQIESREGLGLLSFSSPHAAAGGGKAVVFIPPGHDIKKPSALLVGTHPWNGTMWTYGAYADLLREAAARDVVLLMPSGLGNSLYTAAAEDEVMRAIDTVSQAVAIDPRRISIWGASMGGAGATTIGFHHPDKFASVTSFFGDSKYDTSTYVKSILPNEAAAHLVNALDVAENGRHLAVWLVHGDDDRVSPPAQSAMLARVLRDRGFSVRHDRVPHMGHDGALVARFIAEVVGQAAEARVPVTVSRVSYRSARPTDTGAYGVKIARVGVGDAFVDIERRGESVHVLTASGVRSIELARGALGTSPAMPPPITVDPNVKADVRWEGISVPASVMAPVVSPSPR; the protein is encoded by the coding sequence ATGAAAAGAGGAGGGATGCGTTGTGCCGTGCTCGCCACGGTGGGGGTTTTCGCGAGCTTTGGTCTTCCGACCAAGGTTTTCGCGGCGCCCGTGGACGCAGCCGCCGTCACCGTGGGGCCTGCGACCAGCGTGCGCCCTCCGCCGGCTCCGGCCGGGGGTGACGCGGGAAGTTCCTCCGCGGGAAACGCTGCTGGAGCAACCAGCGCGAACGCGCCTACGCTGACGGGTGCCATCCCGCTCCATGCCTCGGTGCAAGGGACCGAGCTTCACGCCGTGGAGCTCGGGGCCGCCCCCACGCCCGTCAGGAACGGCCCCGCAAGCGGGGCCTGGGGCACGCGTCGGACGTACAAAGCGCTCACCTGGGCGGATTTGGCGCGGAACAACCTGCCGACGGGCCTGTACGCGGTGCGCTTTCAAGTCGCCGGTGGGGAGCGCGTGGCGTTGGAGATCCCCGTTTGTGCGGGCCGCGGTCGCATCCTGGTGAACGGCACCGCGGTGCCCACGGGTGGAAATGGCCCGGTGGTGGTGCCGCTGCCGCCGCGCCCCGAGCGCGCCCACGACGTGGAGATCGAGATCCACGTGGGCGCGTACGAGCACCGCATCGTGTGCGGGCAGGCGCCGACATTCGGGGCGCAAATCGAATCGCGAGAGGGCTTGGGGCTCCTGTCCTTTTCGTCGCCGCACGCCGCGGCGGGCGGAGGGAAGGCGGTGGTGTTCATTCCACCGGGGCACGACATCAAAAAGCCGTCCGCGCTTCTCGTGGGCACGCACCCATGGAACGGGACGATGTGGACCTACGGCGCGTACGCCGACCTTCTTCGCGAGGCGGCGGCGCGTGACGTGGTGCTGCTCATGCCGAGCGGCCTGGGCAACTCGCTCTACACGGCGGCGGCCGAGGACGAGGTGATGCGGGCCATCGACACTGTCTCGCAGGCGGTGGCCATCGATCCACGCCGCATCTCGATCTGGGGTGCATCGATGGGCGGGGCGGGGGCGACGACCATCGGGTTTCACCACCCGGACAAGTTTGCCAGCGTCACCAGCTTTTTCGGCGACTCGAAATACGACACGAGCACCTACGTGAAGAGCATCCTCCCGAACGAGGCGGCCGCACACCTGGTGAACGCGCTCGACGTGGCGGAGAACGGGCGGCACTTGGCCGTATGGCTCGTGCATGGCGACGACGACCGCGTCTCGCCGCCGGCGCAGAGTGCGATGCTCGCCCGCGTGCTGCGCGATCGAGGTTTCTCGGTGCGCCACGATCGGGTTCCGCACATGGGGCATGACGGTGCGCTGGTGGCGCGCTTCATCGCGGAAGTCGTGGGCCAAGCCGCCGAGGCGCGCGTGCCTGTCACGGTGTCCCGCGTGAGCTACCGCAGCGCGCGGCCCACGGATACGGGGGCGTATGGCGTGAAGATCGCGCGGGTGGGCGTCGGAGATGCGTTCGTCGACATCGAGCGTCGTGGTGAGTCGGTGCACGTGCTCACGGCGAGTGGCGTGCGATCCATCGAGCTCGCGCGTGGGGCGCTGGGGACATCGCCGGCGATGCCGCCGCCCATCACCGTGGATCCGAATGTGAAAGCCGATGTGCGTTGGGAGGGCATCTCGGTTCCGGCTTCCGTGATGGCCCCGGTAGTATCACCGTCCCCACGATGA